The Populus trichocarpa isolate Nisqually-1 chromosome 2, P.trichocarpa_v4.1, whole genome shotgun sequence genome has a window encoding:
- the LOC7481465 gene encoding 3-ketoacyl CoA thiolase 1, peroxisomal isoform X2, whose amino-acid sequence MEKAFNRQKVLLAHLQPTSPSPLLSASICAAGDSAAYHRTAAFGDDIVIVAAYRTAICKARRGGFKDTFPDDLLGFVLKAVVEKTNVNPSEVGDIVVGTVLAPGSERAIECRMAAFYAGFPDTVPLRTVNRQCSSGLQAVADVAASIKAGYYDIGIAAGLECMTVNGIRSVPQVNPRVEAFQQARDCLLPMGLTSENVAQRYGVTRQDQDQAAVDSHRKAAAARASGKFKDEIIPVTTKIVDPETGIQKVITISEDDGIRPNSNLAELSRLKPAFKKDGSTTAGNASQVSDGAGAVLLMKRSLAAQKGLPILGVFRSFAAVGVDPAVMGVGPAAAIPAAVQAAGLELNDIDLFEINEAFASQYVYCIKKLELDPEKVNVNGGAIALGHPLGATGARCVGTLLNEMKRRGKDSRFGVISMCIGSGMGAAAVFERGDCVDALCNVRKVGSNDLLSKDAR is encoded by the exons atggagaagGCATTTAACAGACAAAAAGTTCTTCTTGCTCATCTGCAACCCacttctccttctcctcttctctct GCTTCAATTTGTGCTGCTGGGGACAGTGCTGCATATCACCGGACAGCTGCTTTTGGTGATGATATTGTGATTGTGGC TGCGTACCGTACTGCTATTTGCAAAGCCAGGCGTGGTGGGTTCAAGGATACCTTTCCCGATGATCTACTTGGATTTGTATTAAAG GCAGtggtagaaaaaacaaatgtgaaTCCAAGTGAAGTTGGGGACATCGTTGTTGGAACCGTTCTGGCACCTGGTTCAGAAAGAGCAATTGAGTGCAGGATGGCAGCGTTTTATGCTGGTTTCC CAGATACGGTGCCCCTCAGAACAGTGAACAGGCAATGCTCATCTGGCCTCCAGGCAGTTGCTGATGTTGCTGCATCCATAAAAGCAGGATATTATGACATTG GTATTGCAGCTGGGTTGGAGTGCATGACAGTGAACGGCATTAGGAGTGTTCCCCAAGTTAACCCAAGA GTAGAGGCCTTTCAACAAGCCCGAGATTGTCTTCTTCCTATGGGTCTGACTTCTGAAAATGTTGCTCAGCGTTATGGCGTGACACGACAAGACCAAGATCAGGCTGCT GTTGATTCTCATAGAAAAGCGGCAGCTGCAAGAGCATCTGGTAAattcaaagatgaaattatCCCAGTTACTACAAag ATTGTGGACCCAGAAACTGGTATACAGAAGGTTATCACAATTTCAGAGGATGATGGCATTCGACCGAACTCAAACCTGGCAGAGCTGTCCAGGCTGAAACCTGCATTCAAAAAGGATGGATCCACCACTGCTG GCAATGCTAGCCAAGTCAGTGATGGTGCTGGAGCTGTACTTCTTATGAAAAGAAGCCTTGCTGCACAGAAGGGACTTCCAATTCTTGGAGTGTTCAG GAGTTTTGCTGCTGTTGGTGTAGATCCTGCTGTAATGGGTGTAGGCCCAGCTGCTGCAATTCCAGCGGCAGTGCAAGCTGCTGGACTTGAGCTTAATGATATTGACCTGTTTGAAATAAATGAG GCATTTGCATCACAATATGTTTATTGTATAAAGAAGCTGGAGCTTGACCCTGAGAAAGTTAATGTGAATGGCGGTGCAATTGCTCTTGGGCATCCTTTAGGTGCTACAG GTGCCCGCTGTGTTGGAACTCTTCTGAATGAGATGAAGCGTCGTGGGAAAGATAGTCGCTTTGGAGTGATCTCAATGTGCATAG GGTCTGGCATGGGGGCTGCTGCTGTTTTCGAGAGAGGAGACTGTGTCGACGCACTATGCAATGTTCGAAAGGTGGGAAGCAACGACCTTCTGTCAAAAGATGCTCGTTAG
- the LOC7481465 gene encoding 3-ketoacyl CoA thiolase 1, peroxisomal isoform X1 — MEKAFNRQKVLLAHLQPTSPSPLLSASICAAGDSAAYHRTAAFGDDIVIVAAYRTAICKARRGGFKDTFPDDLLGFVLKAVVEKTNVNPSEVGDIVVGTVLAPGSERAIECRMAAFYAGFPDTVPLRTVNRQCSSGLQAVADVAASIKAGYYDIGIAAGLECMTVNGIRSVPQVNPRVEAFQQARDCLLPMGLTSENVAQRYGVTRQDQDQAAVDSHRKAAAARASGKFKDEIIPVTTKIVDPETGIQKVITISEDDGIRPNSNLAELSRLKPAFKKDGSTTAGNASQVSDGAGAVLLMKRSLAAQKGLPILGVFRSFAAVGVDPAVMGVGPAAAIPAAVQAAGLELNDIDLFEINEAFASQYVYCIKKLELDPEKVNVNGGAIALGHPLGATGARCVGTLLNEMKRRGKDSRFGVISMCIGSGMGAAAVFERGDCVDALCNVRKVGSNDLLSKDAR; from the exons atggagaagGCATTTAACAGACAAAAAGTTCTTCTTGCTCATCTGCAACCCacttctccttctcctcttctctct GCTTCAATTTGTGCTGCTGGGGACAGTGCTGCATATCACCGGACAGCTGCTTTTGGTGATGATATTGTGATTGTGGC TGCGTACCGTACTGCTATTTGCAAAGCCAGGCGTGGTGGGTTCAAGGATACCTTTCCCGATGATCTACTTGGATTTGTATTAAAG GCAGtggtagaaaaaacaaatgtgaaTCCAAGTGAAGTTGGGGACATCGTTGTTGGAACCGTTCTGGCACCTGGTTCAGAAAGAGCAATTGAGTGCAGGATGGCAGCGTTTTATGCTGGTTTCCCTG ATACGGTGCCCCTCAGAACAGTGAACAGGCAATGCTCATCTGGCCTCCAGGCAGTTGCTGATGTTGCTGCATCCATAAAAGCAGGATATTATGACATTG GTATTGCAGCTGGGTTGGAGTGCATGACAGTGAACGGCATTAGGAGTGTTCCCCAAGTTAACCCAAGA GTAGAGGCCTTTCAACAAGCCCGAGATTGTCTTCTTCCTATGGGTCTGACTTCTGAAAATGTTGCTCAGCGTTATGGCGTGACACGACAAGACCAAGATCAGGCTGCT GTTGATTCTCATAGAAAAGCGGCAGCTGCAAGAGCATCTGGTAAattcaaagatgaaattatCCCAGTTACTACAAag ATTGTGGACCCAGAAACTGGTATACAGAAGGTTATCACAATTTCAGAGGATGATGGCATTCGACCGAACTCAAACCTGGCAGAGCTGTCCAGGCTGAAACCTGCATTCAAAAAGGATGGATCCACCACTGCTG GCAATGCTAGCCAAGTCAGTGATGGTGCTGGAGCTGTACTTCTTATGAAAAGAAGCCTTGCTGCACAGAAGGGACTTCCAATTCTTGGAGTGTTCAG GAGTTTTGCTGCTGTTGGTGTAGATCCTGCTGTAATGGGTGTAGGCCCAGCTGCTGCAATTCCAGCGGCAGTGCAAGCTGCTGGACTTGAGCTTAATGATATTGACCTGTTTGAAATAAATGAG GCATTTGCATCACAATATGTTTATTGTATAAAGAAGCTGGAGCTTGACCCTGAGAAAGTTAATGTGAATGGCGGTGCAATTGCTCTTGGGCATCCTTTAGGTGCTACAG GTGCCCGCTGTGTTGGAACTCTTCTGAATGAGATGAAGCGTCGTGGGAAAGATAGTCGCTTTGGAGTGATCTCAATGTGCATAG GGTCTGGCATGGGGGCTGCTGCTGTTTTCGAGAGAGGAGACTGTGTCGACGCACTATGCAATGTTCGAAAGGTGGGAAGCAACGACCTTCTGTCAAAAGATGCTCGTTAG